Proteins found in one Phycodurus eques isolate BA_2022a chromosome 18, UOR_Pequ_1.1, whole genome shotgun sequence genomic segment:
- the glrx5 gene encoding glutaredoxin-related protein 5, mitochondrial, with protein sequence MNSLLKYTSRCLRFGAAYSLPGQAEGRAWTASTRLLCAASDLQKDLGKMVKKDKVVVFMKGTPAQPMCGFSNAVVQILRMHGVDEYAAYNVLADEELREGVKMFSNWPTIPQVYFNGEFVGGCDILLQMHQNGDLVDELKKLGVQSALLDAEKDSK encoded by the exons ATGAATAGCTTACTAAAATACACTTCTCGGTGTTTGCGGTTCGGAGCGGCATATTCTCTACCCGGACAAGCCGAAGGACGCGCGTGGACGGCCTCTACACGACTCTTGTGCGCGGCGTCGGACCTCCAAAAAGACCTTGGCAAGATGGTGAAGAAGGACAAGGTGGTGGTTTTTATGAAGGGGACTCCAGCTCAGCCCATGTGTGGTTTCAGTAACGCCGTGGTCCAGATTCTGCGGATGCACGGAGTAGACGAGTACGCTGCGTACAACGTGTTGGCCGACGAGGAGCTCCGAGAAG GAGTCAAAATGTTCTCCAACTGGCCAACGATCCCTCAGGTCTACTTCAATGGAGAGTTTGTGGGAGGCTGTGACATCCTCCTCCAAATGCACCAGAATGGTGATCTGGTGGATGAGCTGAAGAAGCTGGGCGTCCAGTCTGCATTGTTGGATGCTGAAAAAGACTCCAAGTAG
- the ints9 gene encoding integrator complex subunit 9 encodes MKLYCLSGHPTLPCNVLKFKSTTIMLDCGLDTTSVLNFLPLPLVHSPRLSKLPGWSAKDGTLNLEKELKECAGRVFVDSQPEFCLPERELLDLSTIDVILISNYHCMMALPYITENTGFTGTVYATEPTLQIGRLLMEELVKFMERVPKAQSAISWKKKEIQRLLPGPLKDAVDVWTWKRSYGMQEVNSALSKVQLVGYSQKVELFGAVQISPLSSGYSLGSSNWIIQSHHEKVSYVSGSSLLTTHPQPMDQSSLKNSDVLILTGLTQMPTANPDGMLGEFCSNLAMTIRAGGNVLVPCYSSGVIYDLLECLYQFIDSANLGTTPFYFISPVANSSLEFSQIFAEWLCHNKQSKVYLPEPPFPHAELIQSNKLKHYPSIHGDFSSDFRQPCVVFTGHPSLRFGDVVHFMELWGKSSLNTIIFTEPDFSYLDALAPYQPLAMKCVYCPIDTRLNFHQVSKLLKEVQPVHVVCPEQYTQPPMTQSHRSDLMLELQPPPMPYRRCSVLSLPFRRRYERVYILPELANSLVPSEVKPGISVATVSAMLHSKDNKHTLLSVPKPPPAPPTKKRKRVMEEPPAGQSPKPLLSGVVPIEAFLATLQKHGITEVKVEETADGHILHLQAEDTLIQLEEDGTHIVCDNNEPLRTTLRDLVLRFLQKI; translated from the exons atgaaaTTG TACTGTCTGTCTGGCCATCCTACATTGCCCTGCAATGTCCTCAAATTTAAATCGACCACCATCATGCTCGATTGTGGACTTGATACCACGTCTGTCCTCAACTTCTTGCCCCTTCCCCTCGTGCACAG CCCAAGGCTCTCAAAGCTGCCTGGTTGGAGCGCTAAAGACGGAACCTTAAACTTGGAAAAG GAGCTGAAAGAGTGCGCAGGCAGAGTGTTTGTGGATTCACAGCCAGAGTTCTGTCTCCCAGAG AGGGAACTACTAGATCTGTCAACGATCGATGTCATCTTGATCTCCAACTACCACTGTATGATGGCCCTGCCCTACATCACAGAAAACACAGGCTTCACTGGCACAGTGTATGCAACAGAGCCCACCCTGCAGATTGGAAG actgcTGATGGAAGAGCTGGTGAAGTTCATGGAGAGAGTTCCTAAAGCTCAGTCTGCCATCTCCtggaagaaaaaggaaatacaaag GTTGCTTCCTGGACCGCTGAAGGATGCAGTTGATGTTTGGACATGGAAGCGAAGCTACGGTATGCAGGAGGTCAACTCTGCCTTGAGCAAAGTGCAGCTTGTGGGTTATTCACAGAAAGTG gagtTGTTTGGAGCAGTACAGATCTCCCCATTAAGCTCTGGCTACTCCTTGGGTAGCTCCAACTGGATCATCCAGTCTCATCATGAGAAAGTTTCTTACGTGTCCGGGTCGTCCCTCCTCACCACACACCCGCAG CCGATGGACCAAAGTTCCCTGAAGAACAGTGATGTTCTCATTCTGACAGGCCTCACCCAGATGCCCACTGCCAACCCAGATGGCATGCTGGGAGAATTTTGCAGCAATCTAG CCATGACAATTCGCGCCGGAGGCAATGTGCTCGTGCCATGCTACTCTTCCGGGGTGATTTATGACCTGCTGGAGTGTCTGTACCAGTTCATCGACAGCGCCAACCTGGGTACTACTCCCTTCTACTTTATCTCCCCTGTCGCCAACAGCTCCCTGGAGTTCTCACAAATCTTTGCTGAGTG GCTCTGTCACAACAAGCAGTCAAAGGTGTATCTTCCAGAGCCTCCATTCCCCCATGCGGAG CTGATCCAAAGCAACAAGCTGAAGCACTACCCCAGCATTCACGGTGACTTTAGCAGTGACTTCCGCCAACCGTGCGTGGTGTTCACTGGCCACCCCTCACTGCGCTTTGGAGACGTGGTCCACTTCATGGAGCTGTGGGGCAAATCCAGCCTCAACACCATCATCTTCACGG AACCTGACTTCTCCTACTTGGATGCTTTGGCCCCCTACCAGCCACTAGCCATGAAGTGCGTTTACTGTCCCATTGACACACGTCTTAACTTCCACCAAGTGTCAAAGCTGCTCAAGGAGGTTCAG CCCGTCCACGTGGTATGTCCCGAGCAGTACACCCAGCCTCCAATGACCCAGTCTCATCGCTCTGATCTGATGCTGGAGCTGCAGCCCCCTCCCATGCCCTACAGGCGCTGTTCCGTGCTCAGCCTGCCTTTCAGACGCCGTTACGAGCGTGTCTATATTCTACCTGAG TTGGCCAACTCCCTGGTGCCCTCTGAGGTCAAACCTGGCATCTCTGTGGCAACCGTGTCGGCCATGTTGCACTCGAAGGACAACAAGCACACGCTGTTG TCAGTTCCCAAGCCTCCTCCAGCCCCCCCTACCAAGAAGAGGAAGCGGGTAATGGAGGAGCCCCCAGCGGGTCAGTCGCCCAAACCCCTCCTCAGTGGCGTTGTACCCATTGAAGCCTTCCTTGCCACTCTGCAAAAG CACGGCATTACAGAGGTAAAAGTGGAGGAGACGGCAGACGGACACATCCTACACTTGCAGGCGGAGGACACGCTGATTCAGCTGGAGGAGGACGGCACACACATTGTGTGCGACAACAACGAGCCTCTACGCACGACACTGCGAGACCTCGTGCTGCGCTTCCTGCAGAAAATCTGA
- the pla2g7 gene encoding platelet-activating factor acetylhydrolase isoform X1, translating to MLRHGLRKLCPVDFEQYSPLQIRGGIKLSFSAMGNVACNNLEIPPPKGPNAAGCTDFMMDHTVQGSFFRLYYPCQRMDEAAMPDWIPNREYFNGLADFMKINRTFSERIFNCLFGSFKIPAFLDAPFNSTEKCPVVIFSHGLGAFRYILSLFGIDTFKNEMYCIIFFQGCLMFSPPPPCRTLYSAICTELASQGFIVASVEHRDLSASATYYLRQKSELEKANKNSSTTSLTDTLVREWLYYRSLQRGEQEFPLRNQQVQQRADECIRALHKLTDINSGVPVQNVLLTQFDWKTLKNSMDLSRVAVMGHSFGGATSIEALAKEAKFKCAVVLDAWMFPLKDETFPQVSQPIFFVNSEKFQWAENIKRIKKLDSSDIERKMVTIRGTVHQSFPDFTFLTGDFIGKLMNLKGDLDPEIGLDLSNKASLAFLQRHLGLEKDFNQWDPLIEGDDENLIPGTNVTLFQSAI from the exons ATGTTGCGACATGGACTCCGTAAACTTTGCCCGGTAGACTTCGAGCAGTATTCACCTCTCCAG ATCAGAGGAGGTATAAAGCTTAGTTTTTCAGCTATGGGAAACGTGGCCTGTAACAACCTCGAAATCCCTCCACCGAAGGGCCCAAATGCTGCAGGATGCACCGACTTTATGATGGATCACACAGTGCAG GGCAGTTTCTTCCGCCTGTACTATCCTTGCCAGAGGATGGACGAAGCAGCGATGCCAGACTGGATCCCGAACAGAGAGTACTTTAATGGACTGGCAGACTTTATGAAAATTAACCGGACTTTCAGTGAAAGAATATTCAACTGCCTCTTTG GGTCCTTTAAGATTCCAGCCTTCTTAGATGCTCCATTTAACTCGACTGAAAAATGCCCAGTAGTTATCTTTTCGCATGGCTTGGGGGCCTTCAGGTATATACTATCCTTGTTTGGCattgacacatttaaaaatgaaatgtattgtattattttttttcagggttGTCTtatgttttcccccccccccccttgtagGACTTTGTACTCAGCGATATGTACAGAACTAGCCTCTCAGGGCTTCATAGTGGCATCTGTGGAACACCG AGACCTGTCTGCCTCAGCTACATATTACCTTCGACAGAAGAGTGAGTTGGAGAAGGCCAACAAGAATTCCTCAACGACATCACTCACAGACACCCTGGTGAGGGAGTGGCTGTACTACAGGAGTCTGCAACGAGGGGAGCAAGAATTCCCCCTCAGAAACCAGCAA GTGCAACAGAGGGCCGACGAATGCATCCGTGCGCTTCATAAACTCACGGACATTAACTCAGGGGTGCCGgtgcaaaatgttttgcttaCACAATTTGACTGGAAGACTTTGAAG AACTCCATGGATCTCAGCAGAGTAGCTGTGATGGGTCATTCCTTTGGGGGAGCAACATCCATAGAAGCTCTAGCCAAAGAGGCAAAATTCAA gtgCGCCGTAGTACTGGACGCCTGGATGTTCCCGTTAAAAGATGAAACCTTCCCTCAAGTGAGTCAGCCCATCTTCTTCGTCAACTCGGAGAAGTTCCAGTGGGCGGAGAACATCAAACGCATCAAAAAGTTGGATTCGTCGGACATagagagaaaaatggtgaccaTCAG AGGGACCGTGCACCAGTCTTTCCCGGACTTCACCTTTCTGACAGGAGACTTCATCGGCAAGTTGATGAATCTAAAGGGTGACCTCGACCCAGAAATCGGCCTTGACCTCTCAAACAAAGCATCGCTTGCTTTTCTGCAACGGCATCTTG gtttggaAAAGGACTTCAATCAGTGGGACCCTCTGATTGAAGGAGATGACGAAAACCTCATTCCAGGAACAAATGTCACTTTGTTTCAGTCGGCCATCTGA
- the prkrip1 gene encoding PRKR-interacting protein 1 homolog, producing the protein MLQSLTKMAGHDPKNNKTSKPGGKGGQPLVIAKTPAEEQRLKLERLMRNPDKPAAIPDRQKEWNPRAPPEFVRDVMGSSAGAGSGEFHVYRHLRRREYQRQDFLDKMSVKQSKEQAYLDKVEQNQREADERTAKRRKKREKMKQKTLMAKKAKQDQGDGDAERRPDDSSEDEKKDEEEKEADDDAEVPSFIMGKK; encoded by the coding sequence ATGTTACAGTCGCTGACCAAGATGGCGGGGCACGATCCGAAGAACAACAAAACGTCGAAACCAGGAGGGAAGGGCGGCCAGCCGCTGGTCATTGCCAAAACTCCTGCGGAAGAACAACGCCTCAAGTTGGAGAGGTTGATGCGGAACCCAGATAAACCCGCTGCAATCCCGGACCGACAGAAAGAATGGAACCCTCGGGCTCCGCCCGAGTTCGTCCGAGATGTAATGGGCTCCAGCGCCGGCGCGGGCAGCGGTGAGTTCCACGTTTATCGGCACCTCCGACGCCGAGAGTATCAGAGACAAGACTTTCTGGACAAAATGTCCGTGAAGCAAAGCAAGGAGCAGGCTTACTTGGACAAAGTGGAACAAAACCAACGGGAAGCCGATGAGAGGACGGCAAAGCGCAGGAAGAAGCGAGAAAAGATGAAGCAGAAGACGTTAATGGCgaaaaaagccaaacaagacCAAGGAGATGGAGACGCGGAGAGAAGACCCGATGATAGCAGTGAAGACGAAAAGAAGGACGAGGAGGAAAAAGAggctgatgatgatgctgaGGTCCCTAGCTTCATCATGGGGAAGAAGTAG
- the pla2g7 gene encoding platelet-activating factor acetylhydrolase isoform X2: MLRHGLRKLCPVDFEQYSPLQIRGGIKLSFSAMGNVACNNLEIPPPKGPNAAGCTDFMMDHTVQGSFFRLYYPCQRMDEAAMPDWIPNREYFNGLADFMKINRTFSERIFNCLFGSFKIPAFLDAPFNSTEKCPVVIFSHGLGAFRTLYSAICTELASQGFIVASVEHRDLSASATYYLRQKSELEKANKNSSTTSLTDTLVREWLYYRSLQRGEQEFPLRNQQVQQRADECIRALHKLTDINSGVPVQNVLLTQFDWKTLKNSMDLSRVAVMGHSFGGATSIEALAKEAKFKCAVVLDAWMFPLKDETFPQVSQPIFFVNSEKFQWAENIKRIKKLDSSDIERKMVTIRGTVHQSFPDFTFLTGDFIGKLMNLKGDLDPEIGLDLSNKASLAFLQRHLGLEKDFNQWDPLIEGDDENLIPGTNVTLFQSAI, encoded by the exons ATGTTGCGACATGGACTCCGTAAACTTTGCCCGGTAGACTTCGAGCAGTATTCACCTCTCCAG ATCAGAGGAGGTATAAAGCTTAGTTTTTCAGCTATGGGAAACGTGGCCTGTAACAACCTCGAAATCCCTCCACCGAAGGGCCCAAATGCTGCAGGATGCACCGACTTTATGATGGATCACACAGTGCAG GGCAGTTTCTTCCGCCTGTACTATCCTTGCCAGAGGATGGACGAAGCAGCGATGCCAGACTGGATCCCGAACAGAGAGTACTTTAATGGACTGGCAGACTTTATGAAAATTAACCGGACTTTCAGTGAAAGAATATTCAACTGCCTCTTTG GGTCCTTTAAGATTCCAGCCTTCTTAGATGCTCCATTTAACTCGACTGAAAAATGCCCAGTAGTTATCTTTTCGCATGGCTTGGGGGCCTTCAG GACTTTGTACTCAGCGATATGTACAGAACTAGCCTCTCAGGGCTTCATAGTGGCATCTGTGGAACACCG AGACCTGTCTGCCTCAGCTACATATTACCTTCGACAGAAGAGTGAGTTGGAGAAGGCCAACAAGAATTCCTCAACGACATCACTCACAGACACCCTGGTGAGGGAGTGGCTGTACTACAGGAGTCTGCAACGAGGGGAGCAAGAATTCCCCCTCAGAAACCAGCAA GTGCAACAGAGGGCCGACGAATGCATCCGTGCGCTTCATAAACTCACGGACATTAACTCAGGGGTGCCGgtgcaaaatgttttgcttaCACAATTTGACTGGAAGACTTTGAAG AACTCCATGGATCTCAGCAGAGTAGCTGTGATGGGTCATTCCTTTGGGGGAGCAACATCCATAGAAGCTCTAGCCAAAGAGGCAAAATTCAA gtgCGCCGTAGTACTGGACGCCTGGATGTTCCCGTTAAAAGATGAAACCTTCCCTCAAGTGAGTCAGCCCATCTTCTTCGTCAACTCGGAGAAGTTCCAGTGGGCGGAGAACATCAAACGCATCAAAAAGTTGGATTCGTCGGACATagagagaaaaatggtgaccaTCAG AGGGACCGTGCACCAGTCTTTCCCGGACTTCACCTTTCTGACAGGAGACTTCATCGGCAAGTTGATGAATCTAAAGGGTGACCTCGACCCAGAAATCGGCCTTGACCTCTCAAACAAAGCATCGCTTGCTTTTCTGCAACGGCATCTTG gtttggaAAAGGACTTCAATCAGTGGGACCCTCTGATTGAAGGAGATGACGAAAACCTCATTCCAGGAACAAATGTCACTTTGTTTCAGTCGGCCATCTGA